The following coding sequences are from one Sphingobium sp. V4 window:
- a CDS encoding glycoside hydrolase family 3 N-terminal domain-containing protein has protein sequence MVMRGRIAAASLFALVLGGAGAPTDPWRDLNHDGKRDVYEDYRQPIDRRVEDLLAQMTLEEKAGMLLHASLPTPGSTIGFSGRTYDAVAAKTLIDQRHISSFITRLVVSPAELATQNNAIQRLAEASRLGIPATISTDPRHHFQATLGASTTGGGFSLWPDTLGFAALGDAETVRRFGDIARIEYRAVGIHMALSPQADLATEPRWPRFAATFGSDPVTVSRLAGAYVEGFQQGRHGVTKDGVATVVKHWVGYGAQPKGFDGHNHYGRHAPLTQAAFDQHVRAFDDALAAHSAGVMPTYVIVQGPTIAGKAIEPVAAGFNKQILTGLLRGEKAYRGLILSDWSITRDCPQACIAPDAAHPQTPASIGTPWGMEEADVTTRFVKGLEAGIDQFGGADDPAPLVAAARAGRIRPVRLDEAVRQVLRLKFALGLFDNPYVDADAATNIVGNALHQAKADAVQRASQVLLRNENALLPVAAGKRVWLHGVAAAAARAAGFTVVDDPAAAEFALIRTATPFETLHPHHFFGSRQHEGRLDFRPEDADVKAIARAAAHVPTIVAVEMDRPAILTAIEPMTKAMLVTFGASDAAVLDVISGRAVARGRLPFALPRSMADVERQSPDLPDDGPDPAYPRGVGIMLPVRSHH, from the coding sequence ATGGTGATGCGCGGAAGGATCGCGGCTGCGTCGCTTTTTGCCCTTGTACTCGGCGGCGCGGGAGCACCAACCGACCCATGGCGCGACCTCAACCATGATGGCAAGCGTGACGTCTACGAGGATTATCGCCAGCCGATCGACAGGCGGGTGGAGGATCTGCTGGCGCAGATGACGTTGGAGGAAAAGGCAGGAATGCTGCTCCACGCGAGCCTGCCCACGCCGGGATCGACCATCGGCTTTTCCGGCCGGACCTATGATGCCGTCGCTGCCAAGACTTTGATCGACCAACGGCACATCAGCAGCTTCATCACACGCCTCGTCGTGTCGCCGGCCGAACTCGCGACGCAGAACAACGCCATCCAGCGGCTTGCCGAAGCCAGCCGCCTCGGCATACCCGCCACGATCAGCACCGACCCGCGCCATCATTTCCAGGCGACCCTGGGCGCCAGCACGACTGGCGGCGGCTTTTCGCTCTGGCCCGACACTTTGGGCTTCGCCGCTCTGGGGGACGCGGAAACGGTCAGGCGTTTCGGCGATATTGCGCGGATCGAATATCGCGCCGTCGGCATCCATATGGCGCTCTCGCCCCAGGCGGACCTGGCTACCGAACCACGGTGGCCGCGCTTTGCCGCCACCTTCGGATCCGACCCGGTGACCGTCTCGCGGCTGGCAGGCGCCTATGTCGAAGGATTTCAGCAGGGTCGGCACGGAGTGACGAAGGACGGCGTCGCCACCGTGGTCAAGCATTGGGTGGGCTATGGCGCGCAGCCGAAGGGCTTTGACGGGCATAATCATTATGGCCGCCATGCACCGCTGACCCAGGCCGCCTTCGACCAGCATGTCCGCGCGTTCGATGATGCCCTCGCCGCGCATAGCGCCGGGGTGATGCCTACATATGTCATCGTGCAGGGGCCGACGATCGCCGGCAAGGCCATCGAGCCGGTCGCCGCAGGTTTCAACAAGCAGATACTGACGGGTCTGTTGCGTGGCGAAAAAGCCTATCGCGGCCTGATCCTGTCCGACTGGTCGATCACCCGCGACTGTCCGCAGGCCTGCATAGCCCCCGATGCCGCCCATCCGCAGACGCCAGCCTCCATCGGCACGCCATGGGGCATGGAAGAAGCAGACGTGACCACCCGCTTCGTAAAGGGACTTGAGGCGGGAATCGACCAGTTTGGCGGCGCCGATGATCCTGCGCCCCTGGTGGCGGCAGCACGCGCAGGCCGGATCAGACCAGTTCGCCTGGATGAGGCTGTGCGGCAAGTGTTGCGACTCAAATTCGCGCTCGGGCTGTTCGATAACCCCTATGTCGATGCCGATGCCGCTACGAATATCGTGGGCAATGCCCTCCATCAGGCGAAGGCGGACGCGGTGCAACGCGCGAGCCAGGTGCTGCTGCGCAATGAGAACGCATTGCTGCCGGTCGCCGCCGGCAAGCGCGTCTGGCTGCACGGCGTGGCGGCGGCGGCGGCGCGGGCGGCAGGTTTCACCGTGGTCGACGATCCTGCGGCAGCGGAGTTCGCCCTCATTCGCACCGCGACACCATTCGAAACGCTGCATCCCCATCATTTCTTCGGATCGCGCCAGCATGAGGGCCGCCTGGACTTCCGCCCCGAAGATGCAGACGTGAAGGCAATCGCCCGCGCCGCCGCCCATGTCCCCACGATCGTCGCCGTCGAAATGGACCGCCCCGCGATCCTCACCGCGATTGAACCGATGACCAAGGCGATGCTCGTGACTTTCGGCGCCAGCGACGCGGCGGTGCTGGATGTGATATCGGGGCGGGCTGTTGCCCGCGGTCGCCTGCCCTTCGCCCTGCCCCGCAGCATGGCGGATGTCGAACGGCAGAGTCCCGACCTGCCCGATGACGGTCCCGATCCCGCCTATCCCCGCGGCGTGGGCATCATGCTGCCTGTCCGGTCGCACCATTGA